In Lathyrus oleraceus cultivar Zhongwan6 chromosome 2, CAAS_Psat_ZW6_1.0, whole genome shotgun sequence, the DNA window GAAGAAGACCGCATTTGCCATCATTTCCCGGGGAAGCAGTTCACCATGTATGAATTTGCTTTCCGTGAGGCGGGGATTAGACTGCCCTTCAACTCCTTCCAGATGTCGGTCTTCAAGTGGCTCCGGCTGGCGCCGTCCCAACTACATCCTAATGCTCTCGCATTTATGCGGGCATTCGAGTTAGTTTGCCAGTTCCTCGGCATTGGTTGCACCCGGGCTCTCTTCTTCCACGTTTTCCATCTCCAGAGGTCCGGTTCCCGTGGTCGCCACAGTTGGGTTTCTTTCAAGCAGCCCGTGCGTCTGTTCAAGACGTACGAGGATTCTGTTCGCCATTTCAAAAACCGGTGGTACGTGGTGATGCCGATTACCCGGGCTGCCCTTCACTCTCTATACTACTATCAGCGGACACCCAATGGGGAGGAGACGCTGATGTCGAAGATACCGCTGAGGTGGCAGCGTGATCATTTCGATCTCTCCACGGCGCATTACCGAGTCAAGTATGCGATGCTCGGCGAGGAGGATAGGCTCGCGTACAAGAAGCTGGTCGATTACGTGCAGAGCTTCAGCTTGGGGTTCTGGGCGAATCGACAGGGCGTGCCCTACCTGGATGAGGCCGGGGAACTGATCACCGAGGCGCGTTATATCAATACGAAGGCTCTGCTCGAGTGTGATACCGAGGAGGAAGCTCTGGCGTTATTGAGTAGGCAGACTTTGTTTAGCTTTTTATTTCCGTTTATGACTTCGCTCGCTAATGTTGGTGTGTAATTTATTTGCAGGTGCCATGCCCAATGCTCGTGATCGGGTGCTGAAGCTAGCGAATCAGGTCGGCGCTCCTGACCGGGtgcccaagaagaagaagaaaactgtGGCCCGTCCCTTGGAGACTGCTGGCGATGCCGGGGCTAGTCCCTCGCAGGCGGCGAGCGTGATTCCTTCCTCTCCTCCTCGATCTAACCCGATCAACATTCCTGATAGCAGTCCGTCGCCAGCGGCTTCTCCCCTCCATAAACGGAAGCGTCCGGCTGGGGCCCTTACCAGGTCGTCTCCAGGAAGTTCGCATGGACCGGGCAGCTATCTTCTACCTCCCTGCTATGTGGAACGGTCGTTCTTCAAGGCCGAGGAGTCGATTGCTGTGCCTGCGCCTGAGGCCAAGGCTATTCTGGACCAGGATGTTGCTGCCCGGAGGAAAGATCTGGCCAGGGATATTGCTGTTGTCATCCGGGTGATGGAGACGGCCATGGTTTTGACCGACACTTCGGTCTCCACCGCCTCGCTGGAGGATGCCCTTTTGCAGGTTCGGACGGAGAAGGAAAGACTATCTAAAGATCTGTCGGACTACAAAGAAGAGCATCAGCTGCAGGAAGGGCTGAGCCAGAAGCTGGAGGAGGTGGAAAAGGAGAGGGACCAGTTGAAGGCTGCTAAGGCGAGCTTGGAAGAGCAGGTGGTCGACCATCAGAAGCTGACCGAGGACAACGCTTGCCTACGGGCTCAGGTTGAGTCTCTCGAGGGAAAGGTCCGTCCTCTGGCAGATGAGACCGAGGAGGAACACGCCCTTGGTTCGCGCGGTGAGCTGCTAGGGCATATTCGGACTCTCAACCAAGATCTCGTGGCCTGCTTCAAAGAGGGTTTCGACAATGCTGTCGAGCAGCTCGGGCTTCTGAACCCTGAGTTGGTGACAGTAGGGTCGGCCTATAACTGCTGCGTCCGGGACGGTGAGATTATCTGCCCGTTTGAAGCGGAGGAGGAGCtggggggagaagaagaagaagaggatgaagaggtgctccgagcggagtcttagtttatttgtttttctttgattttAGTTATCATGGCTTGCG includes these proteins:
- the LOC127122504 gene encoding uncharacterized protein LOC127122504, with translation MPITRAALHSLYYYQRTPNGEETLMSKIPLRWQRDHFDLSTAHYRVKYAMLGEEDRLAYKKLVDYVQSFSLGFWANRQGVPYLDEAGELITEARYINTKALLECDTEEEALALLSAMPNARDRVLKLANQVGAPDRVPKKKKKTVARPLETAGDAGASPSQAASVIPSSPPRSNPINIPDSSPSPAASPLHKRKRPAGALTRSSPGSSHGPGSYLLPPCYVERSFFKAEESIAVPAPEAKAILDQDVAARRKDLARDIAVVIRVMETAMVLTDTSVSTASLEDALLQVRTEKERLSKDLSDYKEEHQLQEGLSQKLEEVEKERDQLKAAKASLEEQVVDHQKLTEDNACLRAQVESLEGKVRPLADETEEEHALGSRGELLGHIRTLNQDLVACFKEGFDNAVEQLGLLNPELVTVGSAYNCCVRDVIMACVPYVFGLRAL